The DNA region ATTAATGCCTTCAGAAAAAACTTTAAACAAACACATAAATATTAAACCAAGTATTTTGGAGGAATGTATTGCTAAATATCCTGATTTACGGGATAAAAATTCAGTAATGGTCCATTTGAGAGATACGGATTTTAATAGCCATTTACGCCATATCTTTAAAAAATCAATAGCCTTGCCTGAAGAGTACTACTCCAAAAGTATAGAACTTTGTGAATCAAAATTGGGGCCGAATCTTAAATATCACCTTTTCTCTGATAACCGTGAAAAAATAACTAATATTTTTAAGGGAAAAAATTATGTACTTCATGAAGATAATGCTGCTATGGATTGGGCATGTCTTTATCAGGGCGAAAATATTATTCAAAGTAATTCATCTTTTTGCTGGACCGCGTCTTTGTTCAAAAAATTTAGCATTCAACCAGCAGGAGGATATAATTGGGCCTATTCAAGGTTAGGGTCTGTACCTCATGGTTTCGAAATGCCCTTTTCACAGCTTATAAATCTAAACTTAGACTGAAATTTATCGAGTTTCTCATGGCATATTTATATAAATTGTACATGTCCTAATTTAAAAATTTAGCTTACACATGAGTTTATCACCTGTTTTATTATTTACCTATAAAAAGGTCACTCCGCTAAATGCTGCCATTGAGGCACTAGGGCAAAATCAATTGGCTTCTGAATTATATAATTCCCAAGATTTTTGGGCTCTCAGCTTCTTTATTTTGTCACTGGAGAGTAATATACATGGTAAACGGTCTAAATTAAAAAACTATGGTAGGGTAAATGAAATAGAATCTAACGGGTAAGTTCAAGAAATTGATAAAAAAGGTAGAATATGGAAGCACATAAAAAGTTGACTTTGGTTGTAGTTGATCTTTCCGTGCAACGGACAAGTCCTGCAGGTAGCTGTATCTTGTCAGAGTTAGATGGGCTCGCTAATGAATATAAAATTCATCTTTTAGCTAATGAGGCAGATGAAAACCTTCAGGAAAAATTAGTTTTTCATAAGATAAATTCACCTAATATACCTCTATTTGTTCGATATATGGTATTTTCAAATCGTGTTAAAACGAAAATGAAAGAGGTCATAAAACAAATTGAAGGCCCGTATGTTATTCAGACTACCCAAGGGCAATATATAGATTGTACTATAGCATATCCTCATTTTTGCCATAGGGCCTATTTACAAAAACATTGGAAAAAAAGTTCAATAACTGGGGTGAGAAGGGTATTGCGCAAACTTAATCACATGTACCATGCCAGACAGGAGGCTAAGGCTTTTAATAAGGCTAAAGTAATTGTAACTCCATCTCAAGGTCTAGCCAGAGAGCTGTTGGAAATATATCCACAATGCCGAGATAAAATTAAAATCATAGCTAATCCGGTCGATGTAGCCCATTATAAAAGACCATTAGATTATAAGCGGAATGAACAGAGAGCTAAATTAGGATTAAGTTCTTCGGATTTTGTAATTGCTTTTGCCGCGTTAGGGGATTTTGCTCGTAAAGGCCTGCCGGAATTAATGGAAAGTTTGACTGAAGACAATGCGTTGGACAGTTCGCATATTAAGATTCTGGTTATAGGCGGTAAACCAAAAGAAATTGTAAGCTATAAAGATAAGGCGAGTAGATTAGGAATAGAGAACAAAATGATTTTTGTAGGCTTTCAAAAAGACATACGCCCCTATTTATGGATGAGTAATATTTTTGCTTTACCCTCACTATATGAGATTTTCTCTCTAGTCTGTATACAAGCTGCTGCTGCCAGTTTACCTATTATGGTAACTAAATTGCATGGGGTTGAAGAATATTTAGAGCATGAAAAGAATGGGTGGTTAATAGAGCGTAATTCTGAATCAATTGCCAAAGTTTTAATTGGAATTACCCAAGGTAAATATGATATAGAAAAAATGGGCGGGAATGCAATGATTGCCGCTACGCAATATGATCATGGGGCTTATAAACAACAATGGAAAGACATTTATAAATCTCTTGAAAATGAGGTATCAATAACTGGTACGGAATTTCGAATATCTTAGACTATGAAATTAGCCCCTATTTTACTATTTACCTATAAAAAGGTCACTCCCTTAAAAGCTACCATTGAGGCATTGGGGAAGAATCAACTGGCTTCTGAATCAGATCTTATCATTTTCTCGGATGGAGCTAAGAGTGAAAAAGATAATGTTCAAGTAAATGAAGTAAGAGCCTACCTTAAAAAAGGCATAACTGGTTTTAAACAAGTTGTCATTTTTGAATCTCTTGAAAATAAAGGTTTAGCGACCTCAATAATAGATGGCGTTTCTAAAATAATTGAAGAGAGAGGTTCGGCTATTGTGTTAGAAGACGATTTGGTTACCAGTAAAAACTTTTTGTTATTTATGAACCAGGCCTTGAATGACTTTAAAAATGATGACAGGGTTCATTCTATCTCTGGTTACACGATGCCAATAAAGACACCTTTAAACTATTCTTATGACAATTATTTTACAAGACGGGCATCTTCTTGGGGCTGGGCCACATGGAAGGATAGGTGGGTGTCTGTAGATTGGTCTGTGTCAGATTATAATAGTTTTATTAGCGATGGGTCGCGTAAAAAGAAATTTAATGAGATGGGGTCCGATATGACCTCTATGTTAAGTAAACAAATGAACGGAGAGATAAGTTCTTGGGCTATCAGATGGTGCTATCATCAATTTAAATTTAATCAACTTTCTGTTTTTCCAACAATATCCAAAGTTGTCAATATAGGGTTTGGTCTAGAGGCAACTCATACAAAATTTAGTGACACCCGCTTTGAAACTCATCTCGATAGTAGCGATAAGACTAGATTTAGTTTTGATAAGGAGCCCAAACTCAGACAACAATTTGTAAAACAATTTATCTCAAAGTACAGTTTGCGGACAAGAATTTACTATAAAATCAAGAATATTTTGGGAATTTAAAATGTTTTAATGAAGAAAAAAATTCTTTTCATATTGCATATTCCTCCTCCAATAAATGGAGCGGCTATGGTAGGCGAACAGATTAAGAATAGCAAAAAAATAAATTCCGTATTTGAAACGGATTATATAAACTTAACCACGTCTTTTAACCTTAACAAAATAGGAAAGGGTGGAGTTTCTAAAATTTTCACGGCTATACTAATCGCTAAAAAAGTTATACAGGCACTGCGTAAAAAAGACTACGATTTATGTTATATGACACTTACGGCCAAGGGATTTGGTTTTTATAAGGATTTTTTGATTGTTCTAGTACTTAAATTGTTCGGCAAAGAAATTGTCTACCACTTTCATAATAAGGGAGTAGAACAAAATAGTGGGAATACCCTAAACCGTTTGTTATATACATTTACCTTTAAGAATACTAAAAGTATTCAACTTTCACCTCTTTTATATTATGATATAAAGCGCTACGTCCTACCCAAGGATGTTCATTTCTGTGCAAATGGTATACCTGATGCGTTCGAGTCTAAAAAGGAGAAAGAGAATAATCTGGATTCACCTTGCAAATTCTTGTTTTTATCTAATATGATGGAGGAAAAAGGAGTTTTGATTTTATTGGAAGCTTGCGGTTTATTAAAGAAAAGAGCGTTAAGCTTTGAGTGTCATTTTATTGGGGCCTGGTCCGATATTTCGGAAGAGTTTTTTTATGAAAAGATAGGTCAATTAGATATTGCTGATAATGTATTTGCACACGGAAAACAGTATGGTAGTGATAAAGTAAAGTTTTTTAGTAGTGCCGATGTATTTGTTTTTCCAACATTTTATAATAATGAGTGTTTTCCCCTAGTACTTCTTGAAGCTATGCAATATGGTCTTCCCGTAGTAAGCACACGTGAAGGAGGAATAGCCGATATTGTGAAAGAAAACATGACGGGATTCTTAGTACCTCGGCAAGATGAAAAGGAATTAGCGAGTGTACTGGTGGATTTAATAGTAGATGTGCCGTTACGGGAGCAAATGGGCGAAAAAGGAAGAGAAAGATTTGAGGACTTGTATACGAGTGAAATTTTTGAGGCTAATCTTCTGGAAATCCTTAATGATGTCATTAGATAATTATAGACCTGAAGGATTATGTGATAATATGTGTTTCTAGTATTCAAAACTGAATTGGAATGAGAAAGTTAAAAACGGAAAGTTGTATGGGATACTCACTCTTTGCAGATGAGCTGGAGAGAATTCCATTAAATACCAAATTGGAGGTAAATACAATAAACCAATATTCATATTGTATA from Zobellia alginiliquefaciens includes:
- a CDS encoding glycosyltransferase family 4 protein, with translation MEAHKKLTLVVVDLSVQRTSPAGSCILSELDGLANEYKIHLLANEADENLQEKLVFHKINSPNIPLFVRYMVFSNRVKTKMKEVIKQIEGPYVIQTTQGQYIDCTIAYPHFCHRAYLQKHWKKSSITGVRRVLRKLNHMYHARQEAKAFNKAKVIVTPSQGLARELLEIYPQCRDKIKIIANPVDVAHYKRPLDYKRNEQRAKLGLSSSDFVIAFAALGDFARKGLPELMESLTEDNALDSSHIKILVIGGKPKEIVSYKDKASRLGIENKMIFVGFQKDIRPYLWMSNIFALPSLYEIFSLVCIQAAAASLPIMVTKLHGVEEYLEHEKNGWLIERNSESIAKVLIGITQGKYDIEKMGGNAMIAATQYDHGAYKQQWKDIYKSLENEVSITGTEFRIS
- a CDS encoding sugar transferase; its protein translation is MKLAPILLFTYKKVTPLKATIEALGKNQLASESDLIIFSDGAKSEKDNVQVNEVRAYLKKGITGFKQVVIFESLENKGLATSIIDGVSKIIEERGSAIVLEDDLVTSKNFLLFMNQALNDFKNDDRVHSISGYTMPIKTPLNYSYDNYFTRRASSWGWATWKDRWVSVDWSVSDYNSFISDGSRKKKFNEMGSDMTSMLSKQMNGEISSWAIRWCYHQFKFNQLSVFPTISKVVNIGFGLEATHTKFSDTRFETHLDSSDKTRFSFDKEPKLRQQFVKQFISKYSLRTRIYYKIKNILGI
- a CDS encoding glycosyltransferase family 4 protein; translated protein: MKKKILFILHIPPPINGAAMVGEQIKNSKKINSVFETDYINLTTSFNLNKIGKGGVSKIFTAILIAKKVIQALRKKDYDLCYMTLTAKGFGFYKDFLIVLVLKLFGKEIVYHFHNKGVEQNSGNTLNRLLYTFTFKNTKSIQLSPLLYYDIKRYVLPKDVHFCANGIPDAFESKKEKENNLDSPCKFLFLSNMMEEKGVLILLEACGLLKKRALSFECHFIGAWSDISEEFFYEKIGQLDIADNVFAHGKQYGSDKVKFFSSADVFVFPTFYNNECFPLVLLEAMQYGLPVVSTREGGIADIVKENMTGFLVPRQDEKELASVLVDLIVDVPLREQMGEKGRERFEDLYTSEIFEANLLEILNDVIR